One Nymphaea colorata isolate Beijing-Zhang1983 chromosome 12, ASM883128v2, whole genome shotgun sequence genomic window, AGAGAAAGGGTCATGAGAAGTAAGTGGTATTGCTCAAGTACATAATTCTAGAGAAGCAAAAGTGACccatttcaatatgcttggACTGGATTCTATCTGGAGCTTGATTCTGGAAAAATTCTGGAACCATACAAATATAAGAGCCTTAACGCATCATACTataatttttcttcatattcagTTTTTTCCACTTCTGTCATaatctcaacaaaatgaaagGCAATGGCAAAGAATGGAAATGTCGGATTGTTGTTCATGTACCTTCCCAAACGCAAAGAATCTCCGAGTATGAGAGCCGACAGCACAGCCGAGCACACCGTTCCGACTGGGCTAAACAGGGAGACCATGACTGGGCCTCTTTTCTTGACCGACCATGTCTGGATACTGAAGCAGACCCCATTCACAAGACCCCCTAAATGAGAAAAACCAGACAAGCAAATGAGAGCACCACACAATTTTTGAGGTCCATCCCCTGCTTTCTACATAGCAAAGTAAGCCAAAAGGTCTCAATTTCGGGAATGAGGTGGAACATATATGAGGCTGGGGTCAGCAAGCCTGGTTGGCTACATGAGGAAACCGAGTCCATGTGACCGACATATCTTGGATCCATCACCGGGATGGTGAAACTTTAAGGCTTTCAATTTCAACATCACAGTGTGTGCTAAGCTAAGGTATTGGATCTTCAAGTTTGACACTAGCGATCAGGACCTGAAAACAGTATGAAGGTTGCAAATGGGCTGTATACAGTATGGAGATTTTTGCAATTCCTGGTTTTATCAGATGATTTTAGATCTGACTCTTGATATACTTAACTGCCCATATACGATCCATCTGTGTGCGATCCTGACACCGCAAAGAGAAAAAGCATCAAAACATAAGAATTGAAAGGGGTTCTTGTACCGCCATAGCGAGCCCAAGGAGGTAAATGGGTGTGAGATTGGAGTCACCAACATCCAGTTTGTGCTCTTTCACCAGTTGGAATACTGCTGTGAAGATTGAGCCCATAAGTGATGTGATGGCAACCAGAGACAGATGAGCTGGGTAGTGTATCAAAGTCGCAGCCTGCATCAAGTTTATGGTGAAGAGGAAAGACGTCGATAAGGATACATGATTGCAGTTGGATTCACAGCAGGAATTAAGAAGAAACTAGAAAACGAAGAgattctttgaaaaattttggacGTAATAGTTAGTGACATTGAAATGTGGTTACGTCCCCATCTATTGATCTAAATTAGCTTACTATCGGAAATTCTAAAGCGAAAGCGCGTTTGCTAGTTTCCCTGAGTTGGGGAAGATGAGTTCTCAATGGTAAAATATTTCTAACCTGTGTAAAAGACAACACACTTGAAGATGAGAAAATCTTCTCATTTACATCATTCACTGCCCCCAACTTTTCCCAGGAAAGTGTCCATTTCATCTTTAATTGAGAAAATAGTGAGAATTTTTCAGACTAATTCTCCGTCGATGCGGTTTAATTCTGAGGCAATAAAAAACGGCCAATTGCTCGAGGAGGCTTGCCCTCATGTTTTACTACTACAGTTTCCCAGTAATTATCTACAAACTACAGCAAAGCAAGCAAAAGAATACAGGTGCCGCTTAATTAATTTGGCAGGTAGTAGTGAAAGAATCCGCACCTTTTCCAATCAGCGACTGCCACAGTAACTAGAATTTAGGAAGAAACAACTTAATTTTATAATGATTTCATGGACTCACTCTCACTGGCACTGTTCTTATTTGACTTCCGTCTAAAAGAAACAGCGATCTTACTACATATGCACATAAAGAGTCTACTGCTGCTTTTAATAGGCGTAGGGTTTAAGTTCTTTTCAAGTTCCTGTAGAAAGACTGCCAATTTAAAACAGGTGAAACAAAGAATCACCCCCAAGAAATacttaaaaatcaaatttcctACAGTTAATTTGCCCAACTTCAGGACAAGGATCCGGTTAGGCAAATGGAAATCAACAATCAGTAAAATGCCTAAAGAGCTGAGACTTCCCCTCTTTTCCATAATCTATAGGGTCGAGAGTTGCTTCGGGTAGGAAACCTACAAGTTTAACATGATGGTATGAAGACATGATTACAATTAAGTCCAAAAATCTTCCAGTCATTCACGGATGTCTTACGCAAAAAGCCCGATGCAATGGGCTGTATGTGTGAGACATCCGgttctttgatatatatatatatatatatatatatatagagagagagagagagagagagtagcctAGAACAAGAGGAAGACATTATAGACTTACTGGTCCGCAACTTGAGCACGTAAGTTAAATCTGATGCGATCATCTACCTACCGACCTACTCAAAACGTAAGATGTCAGCTTGCAACTCTTTTTTCTCCGTCActtttttcacttctttccGCTTCAATCGTGATGTTTTCCATTAATGTTACTTTTCCACTATCATTTTTCTGCCCCTACAATTATAGATCTTAGAAAGTAAAGGAAACCTGAACTATCAGTCCAAAATTTGCagatgaatatatataaatgaaacaaaaaatcttAGTAAATCAAGTTCGATCAAATTTGTTTACTAAGTTCAGACGATTGGGAATGGGCGAAATCTAATTTTCTCAAATAACTCCTCATTCTgtgattataaaaaaaaactcttaaatCGGTGATACGCCCAAAGTAATTAAACAAATTAATCATTTTAAGTTGGtcttcaaaatataaaatctcGAGGTGGAGAAGAGTCGACTATTAAGATGATTTaaaatctagagagagagagagtcgatacTTGTAGGATCATGACGCAAGAGAGCACAAAGACGGCGGTGAGGAGGTACATGCAGCCAACCAGGCCGTCGTCGCCGGCCAAGCCTGTTGCGGGCGCGCCATGCTGCAAGAAGCTCATCCCAACTGCACCGCCCAGGCAGATCAGCGTCCCCATGATCTTGGCCCAACTATACCTGCACTTCAGATCCACTTTCTCCAGTCTGCacaatttagaaagaaaaaatcaacttccacctttatcttcctttttcttcacaaacttCTAGACgcacaaacttgttattttcaCATAGTTTTCACAACATTAATCACACAGATGTAATCTTCAAGCCCCGAAACGTTGGCATGAACGTAAAGAATTATATTGGCAATTACTTGCTGATTAAATGTTGTCAGGTTAACCCTTTTGAATTAAAAACAAGTAGTTGATTATACCGGTCTCAAGCCCCCAGTctctgtgtctgtgtgtgtgtgtgtgtgtgtgtgtgtgagagagagagagagagagagagagtacccaAGAAACCCTGCAATTACAAAGATGAGGCCAGGAGCCAAATTGGGCATGGCAGAAGCAATAGCAGGGGAAGTTTTCTTGATGCCCACCAACAAGAGGACTTGAAATACTGTGACACTGAGGAAATTGGAGACGAGCAAATGTTAGCAGCAATGATCCATTAATTCCTCTCTAAGATTTTGTTTAAAGCTTCTGTAAGCATTTGAACCAATTGTTTAAACTATGTGGATACTGGAAATAACCGAGGGAGGAAAACTTtccgttctttttttttttttttgacgttTTTCAAGAGAAAGAAGTAAGATGAGTTTtcgaacattttcttttttaaggttAACCAGAATACAAGCGGTTTGCTACTTACCCACCAACTGCAATGAAGAAAAATTGGATTAGTAGCCGCAGGCTGAGCTTGGACGGCCTCTTGCCCCTGTCATTCAAAAGTCgtaggaaaatgaaaaagtaatcGAAGATTAAAGATTTTATTCCGCTAAAAAGTAAATGAATAGGAAAATATGACTACTTAGTGAATAAGCCATAACCAAAAGCATGCtaggctttttcttttttcatagaaaaagcAAAAGCGCGTGTTCTGCTTTAGGGGCAGTGGTCCTCAAGGGGGGGAAGATATTAAATCCAACTAAAATTCCACACTGAAGTTTATTTTCTCAGAAAACATGCCGACCCCAAAACTGAAAAAGATCGTAGCATCTAATGCTAATCCGcctacacaaaaaaaattgtggaaaagTGAGCAACTCAAAAGGATATATCATATGTGCTTTCAATGCTAAAATATTAGGAACAATTTAAACGATCATTCGTATGCTTGGATGAACATCAAAAACACataagtttaaaaatttaaggCGCTTCACTAAATTGTAGTTTTCATAACTAATGAACCCCCAGAGACTCCCGACAAAGCAAGACGTTACAATCAGAAAATGGTGTTGGGTATTTTTCCTGACACTGAAACTCGAAACTACAATTATGATTCCGATTAAATTTGAAAGACAAGCACACCAGGAATTAAAGAACGAAACCCGAGGTATGTTCTTATCGATATACTTGTTTCTTCTCCTTGAAAAATTGCTTTAATTAAACCAAACAAACACAGTGGCTTTGAAAGAAAATCGGAAGTCTTTTTAACTGAAAATAGAAGCAACAGCTACAAGGGTAACATTACTCACAGGAGAACTAAACTTTCCTTGGCAAATTTTACTAAAAATGAGTTCTTAAAAATTTCACGCCGGCCTGGATGCGCTTACACGGATTCTTCTCGTTTTgtacagaaaagaagaaaaatgaaaaagacgaAGACGAAGAAAATGGATGACGAACTGAACTACCATCTTGGTGTTTGTGCATGGAAATCAAATCCCCAAATGAAAAAGAcgaaaaaaaaccaaattaagGGGGAAAGGCGTACCTCTCCATGAAGAAAGCAAATGGGGAGAGCAGAATGGCGGTGACGAGGCTACCGGTGATGACAATGAAGAGGGGGTCGAGGCCCATGGCCAGCAGCTTGCCCATGAACACCGAAAACGATCCATAGACGAGCTGCGTCAGGACCAGGCCGCATATGATCAGGAAATCCTCCACCCCGTCAATGCAGGAGGTCAAGAATGACATAGCTCTTCCCTTCCGCCTCCGTCTccacttcttccttttcttcttcctcttcttcttcttcttcttcttcttctattctaCTCTGCTTCGCACTCCACCTTCCGCCATTCTTTCAGTTTCAGCCAAAGCTCAAAGCAGAGCGCCAACTACTGGTCTTAAGCTTGGTCTTCTAATAGGCTCCTTTGGTTTCTGACGCCGAGATGGGAGGGCTAAAAAGAATGAGTGAGTTACACCTCACGAAAGCAATTGCTTCGGGGAGAAGGGCACCTGTACCATTTCTGATGACAACTTTGCCCTTACGGTATCCAGAAGACTTTGAGGGCAGCCTAGGTGTAAGAGCTGTCGAACGGAGAACAGTATAGGGGTGGAAATGTCATTTTCTAGGGAGATAAAGAAAGACTTTGGCGAAGCAGAACAACCCCGGTGCTCGGTTAGGAGATGACGGAACTTCCGGGGAGGAACAGTAACATTCCGCTGACAGCGACTCCAAGCCGCTGCCGAAAGGTAGCTAACCCCACGTTTGCTTCACAGGGACACGAAGAGGACGCGATTCGTAGCATATGCGAATGTATGAAGAAGCCTTAGCGAGTTCGCAAGCTCAATTGGAGACGTGAGTGGTGAGTTAGGTTCATCTGGTCAGTTGGACCGCATCTGTTTTGAAGGTTAGGCACGAAAGGGACCGGCAGGTGGAGACGGAGGAAAAGCGACAGACATCAGCAAACCGATTTGAAGGGTAAGTTGGGGGACCAGATGAGATGAGGATGATTCGTAAATGGTAGGTTGGTCTTCGGGAAGAGGTTTACTTTTCCTGTGAAATGATAAATATAAGGGGGCTTTTATTTATCTTGGATCCAATATTATATTACAGGTGATTTGAGATTATTGGGGATTTCAGATCCCAGGTTTGAGGTCAGACCTCCTCCTCTTAGACCTTAAAATCTGAGGCTTTagttttatattttcctttttataaagTGGCTGAATCCGGTGGATGTTTGCTCTACTGCTACCATATAAAAGGAATTTCAGACTAGATTCAGCACTtagatccaaggctatcaaataCTGAAACAATTGAGAAAGGCAAGGCAGTTCATGTATTGGATCCCTCACAAGCACCATGTCACAAGAGATGaagcttactttttttttttttttttttttttgcagaaaaagttgttttctttctttaagaaAGTAATTTTACCCCTTTTTCTTATCATGTTAAGTACTGAAGACTTTTGCTGTAGCACATATCTAATCTGGGGAAGAACGTTTGAGCTCACTTTTCACTGGatacgatatatatatatatatatatatctgcttaTATGCGTCAGGTAGGAAAGAGACACTAGGGAGTTTATTATCAGGGCTTCTTTCATATTCCAAGAATATTATCATATCGAAGTCTCTGAACTACAACCTTAACAAAAGCCTTCAAAGTATACGAGGATGAGGTATATTTAGAACTGCAGGCAACTCTGAAATAAAAACTGGACTACACAGAGTAGATTGCCACAGTATTTTCTCATGCAATTTAAGCTAACCGTATGAGTTGATCGTTTGTATGATCGAGtagaaaaatatgttaaagtcattaatttgttttttccaatttaaatgTGTCATCTTAGTAATTAAAATATTAACAACCCCTACATCTTAAACTACGGTAgcagaaaaatcaatatttttcgtGAAAGCATGTTCCATATATGATAGAGCatatatctgatccaatccATTAGCATCGATGTCGAGCAGGAAATCATTTCAACACGAGAGAACAATTTGTTCTAAGCTCGCATTCTTCTGTCCGATGTTTGGTAAAGCTTTACAAATAAATTGAATATCTTGTAGAATGAAATACTTCTCATGCTTACTCTCAAACTAAAGGCCctttttgtgaaagaaaaaatatcattataaactacaaaaaaaaacttgaattcTAAAATTAACGAAGAAAATAACAGagcattttagttattttcagttttattttagaaattcGATCGTAAGAAGGACGTCAAATATTTAAACTATATGATTCGAAAGAGACGAGGAAATTTTAATGGACAGGCTTTGAAAAGGATCTTACGACTAAAGTCCTTTGCTTTTCTCGGCTCAAAAAATAAAACTCAGCTTAGTTATCAGATTTTCATCgttattttttatgcttataaCTTTTGATATTATCGTTATTTGTTATGCTCATGAAGGACGTCGCGTGCTAAGGGCTCCGAAAAGCAAGGTTGCGGGATGAACACGAACAGGGAAACGATAAGAGTGCGGGCACATTTTTTAGGAAAACGCCATTGTCACAATAATACGGCACTTGCTTCTAAGTTTCTTGACAAGTCTTGCGATCATTAGAA contains:
- the LOC116265981 gene encoding WAT1-related protein At5g47470, coding for MSFLTSCIDGVEDFLIICGLVLTQLVYGSFSVFMGKLLAMGLDPLFIVITGSLVTAILLSPFAFFMERGKRPSKLSLRLLIQFFFIAVGGVTVFQVLLLVGIKKTSPAIASAMPNLAPGLIFVIAGFLGLEKVDLKCRYSWAKIMGTLICLGGAVGMSFLQHGAPATGLAGDDGLVGCMYLLTAVFVLSCVMILQAATLIHYPAHLSLVAITSLMGSIFTAVFQLVKEHKLDVGDSNLTPIYLLGLAMAGGLVNGVCFSIQTWSVKKRGPVMVSLFSPVGTVCSAVLSALILGDSLRLGSICGMALIFVGLYFVLWAKKKEGYSLPEDDETFLLESQQQVKPLLS